Genomic window (Methanomassiliicoccales archaeon):
ATGAATGTGCAGCAAAAGCCAGCGAAATCGTCCGGGAATTAAATGAAGCAAAGGGAGGGAAAAAGAACAAAATTCAATTCGTTGAAACAAAATCGATGGCCCTCTTGATGGAAATGATCGCACATGCTGCACTTCTCCGGCAGGAAAGCAGAGGATCGCATTTTAGAAAAGATTTCCCAGTAGAAGATGATCGGTGGCTTGGGCACATCAAGGTAACAATGGTCGATCAAAACCCAGCATATTCCTTCGTGCCTGGAATTGGAAAGCCGAAGTAAAGACAGAGCCATAGATCGTGAGGCATAAACAATATCACCTCAACAAAGGGTATCATCCGGGATGCTTGGTGATATGTTGCGTTCCTTGGTGGATCTACTGAGGCAGAAACTTCGTTGATTTTCGCCGATGCCAATGAGGCGATTTACCCTGTCGCACAGCTGCTGTGGGCAAGGATCTTCTCTGAGACAATACATACATGCTTCTCTTTCCTAACAAAATCAAGCAAGCGCATCATCAAAATATCTGTCGAAACCCCATGCCACTATCGCTGGTATTTTTGACCACCTTAATACTTATCCTCAGCTGGTAGTGCTTTCTTGCGAATTGTGTGAGACTCATTTCTTGTTCGCGAGAGAAAAAATCGAAAATTCCTCTTTTTGGCATTTCGCCAAGAGTAATACGGAAATGAAGTTCACCATTACTTGTTATCAATCATTCCCAACAGTCGAGGTTCCGTGCCGATGAAGCTTTGCGTTCATACGGTCCGCCGTATTTTTCGAGGAATCACTTGAAAAACTCGAGATAGTGTCAATCTTACAATTGTGAAAGCGTAGAAGATCGGAGGTTTGATTCATTGCTTTGCCTCATTCTTGGTACCTCTACGGATGGCGACGAGTCACGACAAGAAAGGATTTATCGAAAGAGCGATATGTCACGCGAAATCTCGAGGCCAGAGAGGTGTAGGGAAGTAGCATCAGATAGCAGGCGGAATCGCAATGAACACCCATAGAGACGGTTGTCTCAAGATCACTCCAAAGAGGATTAATTGTTTAAAACGGAAGAGAGAATATCGAATCAATGTTGATGCAATCAAATCAAATTCTATTACCTGCCCGATATTCTCAATGATTTGTCCTTTGAAATATTTCTATTCATATAGATAAATAAATATCTAGTCATGAAAGATCTGAATTCCTATGTCCATCTGATGAAACCTCCACTGCACCAATTATCAAGAGCCTCAGATGTGAAGTCGGCAAGTGAAGCTTCCATCAAGGCTGGATCATTGTATGCAAATTGTTTTCTCAGTATATCTACGATATGAGTTGAAGAACACTCGATCAGTGAATTCGTTTGCCAAAATTGAATACGAAGTCGGCCACTTATGCTAGCTATTACTAGGAAGGAGACTGAATTACATTTGATTCAACCAAGATAACTTTCCTATTTTTATTGAGATAATAACGACTCGCATGCCTCTTCCGTTAGTACGCAGCACTATATAGCATGGAAATCCGCCATCCAACGGGCATACGTTCGCCGGTCCCAACTTAGGATTTTTCATTTGAGTGGGCCGTAAAGATATTATTTAAATACGGACAACATTAGCTACTTCTAATCGCAGATATCTCAAAAGCTGGACCTGGATCACAATTCTTCACCATCAGATTCGTTGATGAATTCTGATGAAAGAGGGATGTGGAATTGGTAGGTGAGAAAATAGCGATGAAAAGAAAGGTGCGTGAAAAGATCAAGGCGCTTTGCGTGGATGACGAGGAAGAACTGCTAGAGATCATGAAGGTATTACTCGAAAGCGAGGGGAAAATTGAGGTTATTTGCGAAACTTCTCCAGTCCAGGCCCTCCAGATGATTGAGAAGGATGATTTTGATGTCGTAATTTCGGATTATATCATGCCTGAGATGAACGGGCTAGAACTCCTCAGAAAGATTCGTTCCTTCAGTGCTAAAATACCATTTATCATATTCACCGGCAGAGGAAGAGAGGAAGTTGTTATTGAGGCTATAAACTGCGGCGCCAACGGATACCTCCAGAAAGGCGGAGATCCTCGATCACAATTTGCCGAGCTCTCCAGGATGATCAAGACGCTCGTGGAGAAGAGCAGAGCAATGGAAGCGCTTGAAGTGAGCGAGAGAATGCTCGCCGAGGCGCAGCGATTGGGTAGGATTGGCAATTTTGTTTATGATGTCTCAAAGGACGAGTTGAGTGTATCAGACAACCTATTGAGGCTCCTTGGGATAGACGAGGGACTATTTGACGGAAAGTATGAAACACTTGTAAAGCACGTCCATCCAGAAGACAGGGGACTTGTCATCAGGCGGCTCTCTGAATCTGCACTGAGCAGCGAAGAGTGTGAAATCAGATACAGAGTTGTTTTGAAAGGCGAAGAAAGAATCGTTCAGCATCGGACAGCAACAATAATGAACGAAATAGGTGAACCTGTTAAGGTCATAGGCGTCATTAGGGATGTTACCGAGGAGGCTGGATTAGTCTCTAGACTTGAAAAGCTCAATACAATGTTTTTTGCAATGAGAAGGATCAACCAGCTGATTGCAAGGGAAAAGGAAGAGAACGCGCTTCTGAGCACCGTGTGTAATGACCTTGTGAAAACGTGCCTCTTTGAAAGTGTTATTATCAGTATTCTCAAAGGGACCAAAGGAAGAAGTCTTTATTCCTCCTGTTTGGCAGGCGACAAACATGCGGAATTGCCTACCGAGGCAATATACGAGCAGGAGCCAGCTTGCGTACGCGAAGCGCTAGCGGCATGCGATCTTGTCATTGTAAATGACGGCGATCCACGGTGCATAGGTTGCCCATATTCGCCTCGGAATGACTTTGTATGTCTTTCCAAAAAAATAGAGCATGATGGAGAAGTATTTGGATCCATATCAATCCACATGCGAAACCATGCGTATCTCGACGAAGAAATCGAATTCATTTCCGATCTTGCAGGTGATCTTGGATTCGCACTGTATAGATTCAAGCTCGAAGAAGCCAAAAAGGCTGTGGAAGAGACTCTCATGCGAAGCGAGCGGAGATATCGCCATTTCTTTGAAAGAGCAAACGATGGTTTCGCGATACTTCAGGAAGGCATTGTAAAGTACGCAAATAACCGGCTACTTTCGATGGGAGGTTATCAAGAAAAAGATGTCATAGGGAAGCATTTTTCGGAGTTTATCGCCGATGAAGACAAGATGAGAACTTTGGAATACTACAGGAAGAGGGTTGCTGGTGAAAACGTACCGTCGATATATGAAGTAAAGTTGAAGAAAAAAGACGGAAACCTCATTTGGGCCGAGCTCAATGCCGCCGTGGCAGAAAACGAGGCTGGTCTGGCCACATACGTAATTATTAGAGACATCACCGAAAAAGTGAGAATGAGAGAACTCCTTGAGGAATCTGAATGGAAATATCGCATGCTATTCGAAACATCGGGTACAGCTATGCTCATCATTGAGGAGGATATGACAGTATCGCTTGTAAATGGCGAATTCACGAGACTCACAGGTTATTCCCGCGAGGAAATTGAGGGAAAAATGAAAACATATCAACTAGTTGCAGAGAAGGAAGTTGAAAGAATCACCGAGTATCACAGGAGAAGGAGGGAGGGGAGGAGCGATGTTCCGCGCTCTTACGAGCTCGAACTGAAACGCAAGGACGGCAGCATTCGAATGGTGAAGATCACGATCGATGTAATCCCAGGTACTAAGCGCTCGGTGGCATCCTTAGTAGATATCACCGAGGAAAGGCAGTTGAAGGAGATTCTCAAAAAGGAGAAGGAACTTTACGAGATGCTCCTCGACAGCGTCGATACGATGATTTGGACTGCTAACGATCCTGAAACCTACGGAGAAATCGTAAATCGCGCACGTATGGAATTTCTCGGATTGAGTAGAGAAAGGATCGCTAATAGAAAGATTTACGAATTTCTACCAAAACCTGAAGCTGAGGTGGGTGTAAAGGGTAACAGAATTGTTTTTGAAGAAAAAAGAAAGTACAGGGATTTCGAGTGGGTGACGAACGCAAAGGGAGAAAAGCGCCTTATGCTCGTTACCAAGATTCCAAAATTTGGTAAGAATGGTAATGTCGAGTTCGCTGCCTGCACGGCGGAAGACGTCACTGAGTTGAAAAAAGTGCAAGATGCACTTGCGCTTGCCAACAAGAAACTGCATCTCCTTGGTAGCGTGACAAGGCATGACATCATGAATCAACTCACGGTCATATCAGGGAGCTTACAGTTGCTTTCTGACGCAATTCAGGATGAGAAGCAAAGGCGATTTTTGTCGATGGCACTGAGGGCGGCTTCAAACATTGAAAGACATCTTGATTTCAGCAGAGATTATGAGAAGATGGGCGCAAATCCACCTCAGTGGATCAATCTCAGCAAGATAATCAGTAAGGCACTCGCTACGATTGATCGTTCCAGGGTAAATGTTAATGTACAAATCGATGAACACATTGAAATTTTTGCGGATCCGCTCATAGAAAAAGTTTTTGTGAACCTGCTCGACAATGCGGTCAGACACGGAGGTATAAAGCTGAGAAACATCATCATTATGCAGAAAGAAAGGGACGACAGCATTACTGTTATTTGCGAAGATGATGGCCAAGGCATTGAGGAATCCAGGAAGGCTGATCTATTTGAAGGACGATACGGCAGGGGATTGTATCTTATCAAGGAAATACTATCGATCACAGGGATGACTATACAGGAATGCGGCAGACCTGGCGAAGGGGCGAGGTTTGAGATCACGATTCCGAGGGATTCTTTCCGCACTCCTGGAAAATGACTTCTTAGGGGCACCTGATGATATCCTGAGCCCATAGACAATCGGCACATGAGGGGTCGTTAGCCCAGCAATCTTGATTTTCTTTGCGCAGATCGCAGTTCGCACCACAATCGACGCACGACGGGAACTTGAAGTCACGAACTCGAGATCGGAAGAGCACATATTGCTCGCTCGACCAGATGTCTGCCAGTGTCGTGTTGTTGACATTGCCAAACACGTAGCGTTTCACGTGCTTTTCTTCTCCGAAAATGAAATAGTTGTAGGAATGCATGAGTGCATAGCACGGACTCACTGACCCATCATGCGCTATCACCGTTCCCTTCTCCTCGATGAATCGGCATTGCCTATGCGCACCCCAACTGTTTCTGGGCAGTGACATCGTGCCCCACATGACGTAGTCTCCGGCCACCACAGACCAGCCTTCCGATCTTGGGAACTTCCCATAATCCCCATTATACAGAATCTTGTGTGCTGATTCTTTAGTGTAGGGCAGGAGATGGGTTATAATCACTATCGAAGCACCGAGTTCCTTGGCCAATTGCGGGACATTCTTGATATCATCGAAGTTCTCTTTCGTCGCTACAAATTCAAGTCCTATTGTAGGAAATCTTGATCCCTTTTTTTCTCTGGCAAGATTCAACCGTTTCACATTTTCGACAACTTCATAAAAATCAGCGCCGATCCTGAGATCGCCAAAGATTTGAGCTTGAGTGCTGTCCATCGACACAAATATGCGATCAACTCCGATGTTCACGAGACTGTTTGCAATCTCTTCGTTAAACAGTGTGCCATTAGTGCTTATCGAGACCCTCAGGCCGAGTGATTTGACTTCCCTTACCATATCGAGTATTCTAGGATGCATGAGAGGTTCGCCGAACCCTCCAAAATGGACTTCTTTCACTTCAGGCAAATTCTGGATGCTCTTCAGAACGCTACAAAAAGTATCGTAAGACATATCAGTTAATTCTTCGTCCCAGGCATGTCGTATACAACTCGCACATCTGAGATTGCATCGGGTTGTGACCTCGAGAAAAATTTTTCTTACATCATGAGTTGCACGATGTAAAATATATCTATCAGCAGTTGCCTCAAGAATCCATCGATTTTGATTTTCCTTCTTCAGAAGATTGAAGGATTTCCATATGGGATCGTTACCGTCGGCTGTGGCGGACTCTCGATCTAAAGCTTGTGTGCTTGTCGGTTCATCATGAGAATGCTCCACTGATTCTGTCGTGGAGTCCAACCTTAACAATTGTTCAAAGAATTTCAACATTATTTGATAAAAGAGGGGATTTAAAAACGTATTCCCGAATAACATTCTAGAGAGTGGTGACCATTATCACCTATTGCCACGCTAATCATTGGAATGATTTCTTGATTCAGCTCCTGCACATCAATATCTCTGGCGGGCTTTCTCTTTGAAAATATAGAAATTCAAGAAATACTTCAATACTCTTTTTGATCGGCGTGATCGAGTCTTGCCGTATTTGCTATTGCGAGGGGGGTAAGGCTAACAGCATCAACGTTGTCCCCTCGGCACACTGTTGCCATACACCCTAAATCCTCTAAAAGACCTCCTAGCTGCATAGCTTAAGAATCCTCGATTTATTTAGATTAGCACACATTTCCCAAGTCAAACATATTGCGCATCCCTGCATGTAGCCTTCGTCTTGCAAATGCTCGAAAAAAGGTTGATGTCGCAACAGAAATACTTTTAGGGCTAGATCGTTGCTTACGATTTAGCTAGTCATTAATTTTAGAAGATTCATAACACGGTATAACGTCCACGAGTGAAAAATCGTGATTTATGTGTGCATGTTTTAAGTCGCCGAATGAAATATCATAAAGGCTTGAAAGAACTCTACATTCAGTTGGGATCGCATGGCGGTAGATGAAGAGGAGATACTGGGAAACTTTCGACAAGACCAATATCCTCAAAAAAGTAAAGGAAAAGGTGGGAAGGTGGCGATAGCTCTGCTCATTGCTATTTTATTAGTTTTCACCGTTATTGCGATCCCAAGAGGAATTCCATTTCTCATCAATTTCTTCAACAGCCAATCGATCATTCCAATATATCCTGAGAATTCCGCCATCGTAACAAATTCGACTATTGTGTTCCAATGGAAGGCCCCTAACGATATTACAGAATTCAGGTTTCAGCTCAGCAAAGTACCTAGTTTTCGCACTCAAATTGTAAATGTGACTGTGAATGAAACCTCGTATTCTCTGCAAAGCGAGCTCGAGAAAAACAAAACATACTATTGGCGCGTTATGCCGCAGGATGGTAGAGAAAAGTGGAGTGCGACATGGGATTTTTTTTATGGACATGAGGCTTTCCAAAGAGTATTCGAATGGCACTATAAAGGAAACCTATATTCAATTACTGTGAATATCGCTGGCGAAGATTACTATACTTACAGCCTTCGCGAGAGAGTCTCGAATTACGCATCCTACGTGATTTCAGATGATCAGTCAGTCAATGAGGTGGCGTATAAACTCAATCACATCGCTGTTGAGGAATTAAGACTTTCTTCGTACAAGAAGGCTGAGTTTATTTTGGCTTTTGTTCAATCGATGAAATATATGCTAGATAATCAAACAAAAGGCATGATCGAATATCCAAGATATCCTGTAGAAACTCTCGTCGACGGCGGAGGAGATTGCGAAGACACTGCAATACTTTTTGTTTCAATTATTCAGAATGCAATATTCAATTTTGATGGAGTACTTCTTCTTTTTGAAGGGGATCCTGGTCATATGGCTGCTGGCATTTGGGGGGATCGTACGCTTTCTGGAACTGCATATGTATACAACGGCAAGTATTATTACTACTGTGAAACAACGAGTCCAGGATGGATCATCGGTCAAATTCCAGAAGAATTTGAAGGAAAATTTCCGAAAATTATTCCGTGTTAGTTTTTGATCGAATATGACCTTTTTTATTTAATCCTCATTTGTCGCTTCTTACTTCACCAATAGAGCAACATGGGCATGCTCGAATTACCCTAGGATGCATGAATCAACCTTACTTGAATTGAGAGCTTGAATTGAGAAGTACTTGTTGATTATAGAATTCAGGTTGTTCAGTTTTTCATCTTTCATTTGAGCAATTGGACCGTTCCTCATCATACAATTCATAATGATGTCGAGGACGTGTTTTTTGATCTTACTTTCGAATGATATAGCCCTCAGCTTCATCTTGCGTTCCGAATTTCAAGAATCATAAACTTAAACATTCCGAGCACATTGGATCTTCCTGGAATGGATCGCCTGTTAGCGCGAGAGCTCTAGCCCTGCATCCTCCGCATGTCGAATTGTACTTGCAACGCCCGCAGGCGCCTTTCAAATTTTGAGGGTCTTGCAGTTCTTGAAGAAAGCTCGATTCCTCAATCCTATTCCATATCGTTTCTAAACTGTCGATTCTTACATTGCCAAAGGTCATTGGCATAAAAACACATGACCTCACTGACCCGTCTTCCATCACATGCATGGCGTTGCCAAGGCTGCATAGTTTTGGAAATTTTTTTCCAGATTCTTCCATCAACACTCGCACGTAAAAGGGTTCATACACAGACACATGCGTTTGTGAGCTACTATCCAAAGCATGCATGGGCAGAGCGGAATAATCTCTGACCAACATTCTGAGCATAGTCTCGTAATCAATTACACTGGGCAGCACTGAAGCCGTTGCCCTTCCAGTCGGTATAGTTGAGAGAATGTCGCAGTTGATATCTTTCTCAGCGGAGAATTCAATCACCCTCTTTACTTCCTTGCAGTTAAATCTCGTGATCGCCATGCCAATGCTCGTTTTTACTTTCTTTTCTAAACAATGGAATAGACCTCTCATGCGCAATTTGTAGGAATTTGAAAGGCCAGTAATGTACGTTTCAAGATTTTCATCCACTGCGGGATAGTTTATTGCGATTGCAACTTCCAATTCCTTGAAAAGCTCCGCCGATCTCTCATCGATCATTGTCCCATTCGTGGCAATTATTACATGGAGTCCTCGATCTGATGCATACCCAACGAGATCGAAAAGGTCTTTTCTCATCATCGGTTCTCCACCAGTGAAAACAATGCTTGTCGAGCCGAGTTCCGATATGGACCCGATGAGATTCTTTGCTTCTTGCGTGTCAAGCTCGTACGGCGAAATGTTGCCAGCTGATGCGTAGCAGTGAATGCACTTCAAATTGCATGCGTTTGTGCATTGCCATCCAATGTGTATTGGTAATTTTCCTGCAGATTTCATCAACGCGGATTAAATGCAAAAAATAGGTATTATATTGATTCGATGGCTTACCTGTATTCAATCAGAACGATAACTTCGTGATTTTCTTATTTGAAATGCTGCGTAGGACTCCAAGATAAATGCAACGTGTGAGCCGATTTCAATGAGTATTACGACATTTCACTCCGATTTTGTACGGTCATATCGGGTCTAGATTGAGATGAGTTCTTAACATAATTTGGTCATCTTTGTCTTATCTCTATTCTGCGGTGGAATCAAAGATTTGGAAAACATCTAGATTTGATTGCTCGCTTTCAAAATTCCAACCCATGTTATTGTCAATAAGGAAAAATTTCTGGAGTGCAGGCAAGCATTATCATAGGTGATACTGCGAAAAAATGAAATTTATATGATATATCCATTCTTACCACGAGCTATGGTGTGCCTATGCCACGTGCGTTGATCATCGATGATGAACCTGCGATCTTGGAAGTGATTTCGATTTTTGT
Coding sequences:
- a CDS encoding tungsten cofactor oxidoreductase radical SAM maturase; translation: MKFFEQLLRLDSTTESVEHSHDEPTSTQALDRESATADGNDPIWKSFNLLKKENQNRWILEATADRYILHRATHDVRKIFLEVTTRCNLRCASCIRHAWDEELTDMSYDTFCSVLKSIQNLPEVKEVHFGGFGEPLMHPRILDMVREVKSLGLRVSISTNGTLFNEEIANSLVNIGVDRIFVSMDSTQAQIFGDLRIGADFYEVVENVKRLNLAREKKGSRFPTIGLEFVATKENFDDIKNVPQLAKELGASIVIITHLLPYTKESAHKILYNGDYGKFPRSEGWSVVAGDYVMWGTMSLPRNSWGAHRQCRFIEEKGTVIAHDGSVSPCYALMHSYNYFIFGEEKHVKRYVFGNVNNTTLADIWSSEQYVLFRSRVRDFKFPSCVDCGANCDLRKENQDCWANDPSCADCLWAQDIIRCP
- a CDS encoding PAS domain S-box protein; amino-acid sequence: MKRKVREKIKALCVDDEEELLEIMKVLLESEGKIEVICETSPVQALQMIEKDDFDVVISDYIMPEMNGLELLRKIRSFSAKIPFIIFTGRGREEVVIEAINCGANGYLQKGGDPRSQFAELSRMIKTLVEKSRAMEALEVSERMLAEAQRLGRIGNFVYDVSKDELSVSDNLLRLLGIDEGLFDGKYETLVKHVHPEDRGLVIRRLSESALSSEECEIRYRVVLKGEERIVQHRTATIMNEIGEPVKVIGVIRDVTEEAGLVSRLEKLNTMFFAMRRINQLIAREKEENALLSTVCNDLVKTCLFESVIISILKGTKGRSLYSSCLAGDKHAELPTEAIYEQEPACVREALAACDLVIVNDGDPRCIGCPYSPRNDFVCLSKKIEHDGEVFGSISIHMRNHAYLDEEIEFISDLAGDLGFALYRFKLEEAKKAVEETLMRSERRYRHFFERANDGFAILQEGIVKYANNRLLSMGGYQEKDVIGKHFSEFIADEDKMRTLEYYRKRVAGENVPSIYEVKLKKKDGNLIWAELNAAVAENEAGLATYVIIRDITEKVRMRELLEESEWKYRMLFETSGTAMLIIEEDMTVSLVNGEFTRLTGYSREEIEGKMKTYQLVAEKEVERITEYHRRRREGRSDVPRSYELELKRKDGSIRMVKITIDVIPGTKRSVASLVDITEERQLKEILKKEKELYEMLLDSVDTMIWTANDPETYGEIVNRARMEFLGLSRERIANRKIYEFLPKPEAEVGVKGNRIVFEEKRKYRDFEWVTNAKGEKRLMLVTKIPKFGKNGNVEFAACTAEDVTELKKVQDALALANKKLHLLGSVTRHDIMNQLTVISGSLQLLSDAIQDEKQRRFLSMALRAASNIERHLDFSRDYEKMGANPPQWINLSKIISKALATIDRSRVNVNVQIDEHIEIFADPLIEKVFVNLLDNAVRHGGIKLRNIIIMQKERDDSITVICEDDGQGIEESRKADLFEGRYGRGLYLIKEILSITGMTIQECGRPGEGARFEITIPRDSFRTPGK
- a CDS encoding radical SAM protein, encoding MKSAGKLPIHIGWQCTNACNLKCIHCYASAGNISPYELDTQEAKNLIGSISELGSTSIVFTGGEPMMRKDLFDLVGYASDRGLHVIIATNGTMIDERSAELFKELEVAIAINYPAVDENLETYITGLSNSYKLRMRGLFHCLEKKVKTSIGMAITRFNCKEVKRVIEFSAEKDINCDILSTIPTGRATASVLPSVIDYETMLRMLVRDYSALPMHALDSSSQTHVSVYEPFYVRVLMEESGKKFPKLCSLGNAMHVMEDGSVRSCVFMPMTFGNVRIDSLETIWNRIEESSFLQELQDPQNLKGACGRCKYNSTCGGCRARALALTGDPFQEDPMCSECLSL